A genomic window from Salinibacter grassmerensis includes:
- a CDS encoding DUF4296 domain-containing protein, protein MPTISSFLRSVPPRRWGAFAALVGLGVLMGCSGFSAGDEPLPDSTFTRVLTELHVASSRQSQDVATPPSLRDSIFARYDVEPSEFEATLRHYTRRPGRFESMYQTVIDTLQALRRPDRRRPDSRSLPDSLQNRSREAPDAP, encoded by the coding sequence ATGCCTACGATCTCTTCTTTTCTCCGGTCGGTCCCCCCTCGACGGTGGGGCGCATTCGCAGCTCTCGTCGGCCTCGGCGTACTGATGGGGTGCTCGGGGTTCTCGGCCGGCGACGAGCCGCTTCCGGATAGCACGTTCACGCGCGTGCTGACGGAGCTGCACGTAGCCTCCTCCCGCCAATCTCAGGACGTGGCGACGCCGCCGAGCCTTCGCGACTCGATCTTCGCCCGGTACGACGTGGAGCCGTCCGAATTTGAGGCCACCCTGCGCCATTATACCCGCCGCCCGGGTCGCTTCGAGAGCATGTACCAGACCGTTATTGATACCCTCCAGGCCCTGCGGCGCCCGGACCGACGCAGGCCTGATTCTCGGAGCCTTCCGGACTCTCTTCAGAACCGCTCTCGGGAGGCCCCCGATGCGCCGTAG
- a CDS encoding DUF4837 family protein, whose translation MRRALAVSRRLLVGTLLASLLLCFSGCEGDYRPRAVGPEGEITVVMDSSHWTGPSGEALRTNVTPWVETLPVSERSFQLRHIELTDERTYERVQDLKNVIIAAPLSDSTNETSFLRRRLSDEAEQAILNGQTAVVSKPNLWRRSQRIYYVAASSPDALAETFRGQGAEIRNSFTEATLQRMDRNMYDENRRSALEDTLMRRHDFAVNVQSDFQIAIDTTTESEGFVWLRRLLAQTRREFFVYYVEDVSPDQITPEWIYNTRDSLTRRYLRGNVQGFVKVDYRRPLETEQRSFLDRYAYDSRGLWYMVAPLGSDNELQPIGGGGPFVNYTFYDQATDRVYMLDGSIFAPDNDKLDLLRQMEVMARTFRTAEGSGSPDASSTAAK comes from the coding sequence ATGCGCCGTGCTCTTGCTGTCTCTCGCCGGCTTCTCGTGGGGACGCTGCTCGCCAGCCTGCTTCTCTGCTTTTCCGGGTGTGAGGGCGACTACCGCCCTCGTGCCGTGGGCCCCGAGGGCGAGATTACCGTCGTGATGGACAGTTCGCACTGGACGGGCCCCAGCGGCGAGGCGCTGCGCACGAACGTCACGCCCTGGGTCGAAACCCTCCCGGTCTCGGAGCGCTCTTTTCAGCTGCGCCACATCGAGCTAACAGACGAGCGCACGTACGAGCGCGTCCAGGACTTGAAAAACGTCATCATCGCGGCGCCCCTCAGCGACTCGACAAACGAAACATCATTTCTGCGACGGCGCCTTTCGGACGAGGCGGAACAGGCCATCCTAAACGGACAGACCGCCGTGGTCTCCAAGCCGAATTTGTGGCGCCGCAGCCAACGCATCTACTACGTCGCGGCGTCCAGCCCGGACGCGCTTGCCGAAACGTTTCGGGGGCAGGGGGCGGAGATCCGGAATTCGTTCACGGAGGCGACGCTCCAGCGCATGGACCGGAACATGTACGACGAGAATCGCCGGTCGGCCCTCGAAGATACCCTCATGCGGCGCCATGATTTTGCCGTAAACGTGCAGTCGGACTTTCAGATTGCCATCGACACCACGACCGAATCGGAGGGATTCGTCTGGCTGCGTCGACTCCTGGCCCAGACGCGACGTGAGTTCTTTGTTTACTACGTCGAGGATGTCAGTCCCGACCAGATCACTCCCGAGTGGATTTACAACACCCGCGACTCACTCACGCGTCGCTACCTTCGGGGCAACGTGCAGGGGTTCGTAAAGGTTGACTACCGGCGTCCCCTCGAAACCGAGCAACGCTCCTTCCTGGACCGGTACGCGTATGACTCGCGTGGTCTGTGGTACATGGTGGCCCCCCTCGGGAGCGACAACGAGCTTCAACCTATTGGGGGCGGCGGTCCCTTCGTAAACTATACGTTCTACGACCAGGCCACGGACCGGGTGTACATGCTGGACGGGTCAATCTTTGCCCCCGACAACGACAAGCTCGACCTCCTTCGGCAGATGGAGGTCATGGCCCGTACGTTCCGCACCGCGGAAGGGAGCGGCTCACCGGATGCGTCGTCGACCGCCGCGAAGTAA
- the trpA gene encoding tryptophan synthase subunit alpha, which yields MSRLDETFDALGPDEKAMGLFLTDGFPNPDATVPLLHAIDRGGADFIELGMPFSDPLAEGRPIQRASAQALSHGVTLADTLQTVEAFREDSDTPLLLMGYINPVFKYGIDAFCRDAADAGVDGLILPDLPPQESEALCDAAAAHGLELVFLIAPNTSDERVRVVDERATGFVYAVSVTGLTGSDLAETPSVDEYLMHAQNFVDQNPLLVGFGIKTHDDAMELSQHTDGFIVGSALINHVEALWEASERPMTDRLAEVEAFARHLKSGTPAPTLQPNPA from the coding sequence ATGTCCCGACTCGACGAGACGTTCGACGCCCTTGGCCCGGACGAGAAAGCCATGGGGCTCTTCCTGACGGATGGGTTCCCAAACCCCGATGCGACAGTCCCCCTGCTCCACGCGATCGATCGCGGAGGGGCCGACTTCATCGAGTTGGGGATGCCCTTCAGCGATCCGCTGGCCGAGGGGCGCCCCATCCAGCGGGCCAGCGCCCAGGCGTTGTCCCACGGGGTCACGCTGGCCGACACCCTCCAGACCGTCGAGGCATTTCGGGAGGACAGCGACACGCCTCTCCTGCTGATGGGGTACATCAACCCGGTGTTCAAGTACGGGATCGACGCCTTCTGCCGGGACGCGGCGGACGCCGGCGTCGACGGCCTCATCCTGCCGGACCTTCCCCCGCAGGAGAGCGAGGCACTCTGCGACGCAGCCGCCGCCCACGGCCTGGAGCTGGTCTTCCTGATCGCCCCCAACACCTCCGACGAGCGGGTTCGGGTTGTTGACGAGCGGGCCACGGGCTTCGTGTACGCCGTCAGCGTAACCGGACTCACGGGCAGCGACCTTGCTGAAACGCCGAGTGTGGACGAGTACCTGATGCACGCCCAGAATTTTGTGGACCAGAACCCCCTTCTCGTCGGCTTCGGCATTAAGACCCACGACGACGCGATGGAGCTGAGTCAGCACACCGACGGCTTTATTGTGGGCTCTGCCCTCATCAACCACGTTGAGGCCCTCTGGGAGGCTTCCGAGCGGCCGATGACGGACCGGCTCGCCGAAGTTGAGGCATTTGCTCGCCATCTCAAGTCCGGGACGCCAGCCCCCACACTCCAGCCCAATCCTGCGTGA
- a CDS encoding glycosyltransferase family 2 protein gives MSAPPVSIIIVTWNAKELVQTCLPSVVATDYPNVEIILADNASTDGTAAWVAREYPEVKIVRHPDNWLFCRGNNAALPHASGQFVVLLNNDVEVPPDWLHPLVEAATERPDVAAVQPKMLQYGDRGQFEYAGGAGGFLDRAGYPFTRGRLFETMERDRGQYDDARDVFWATGAALLLRRSALDEVGPLDERFEMHMEEIDLCWRLWRHGYRVRVAPESTVYHIGGASLPQSSPRKTYYNYRNSLLMLYKNLPPSAWRRTLPLRLACDVAALGRVLAQGRGQEATAILRAYRDAFRMRRHYHDTRPVPSDLAVLPFYRGLVPADYFLRGRHTFADLPGSRFVLPDDRP, from the coding sequence ATGTCCGCCCCCCCGGTGTCCATCATCATCGTCACCTGGAACGCGAAGGAGCTGGTGCAGACGTGCCTGCCTTCCGTCGTGGCCACCGACTACCCGAACGTCGAAATTATCCTCGCCGACAACGCCTCCACGGACGGGACCGCGGCCTGGGTCGCCCGCGAATATCCGGAGGTCAAAATCGTTCGTCACCCCGACAATTGGCTCTTCTGCCGCGGCAACAACGCCGCCCTGCCCCACGCCTCCGGCCAATTTGTGGTGCTGTTAAACAATGACGTGGAGGTTCCCCCGGACTGGCTGCACCCGCTCGTGGAGGCGGCCACCGAGCGGCCCGATGTCGCCGCCGTACAGCCCAAAATGCTTCAGTACGGCGATCGAGGCCAATTCGAGTACGCCGGGGGCGCCGGCGGCTTCCTGGACCGCGCAGGCTACCCCTTCACGCGTGGACGCCTGTTCGAGACCATGGAACGCGACCGGGGGCAGTACGACGATGCGCGCGACGTCTTTTGGGCCACCGGTGCGGCCCTCCTGCTCCGCCGCTCGGCCCTGGACGAGGTCGGACCCCTCGACGAGCGGTTCGAGATGCACATGGAGGAGATCGACCTCTGCTGGCGGCTCTGGCGACATGGCTACCGGGTCCGCGTGGCCCCTGAGAGCACGGTATACCACATCGGGGGCGCCTCGCTTCCACAGTCGTCCCCCCGGAAAACCTACTACAACTACCGGAACAGCCTGCTCATGCTCTACAAGAACCTTCCACCGTCGGCCTGGCGTCGGACCCTGCCGCTCCGGCTGGCCTGTGACGTAGCGGCTCTTGGGCGCGTGCTCGCACAGGGGCGCGGGCAGGAGGCCACCGCTATTCTCCGGGCCTACCGGGACGCCTTCCGCATGCGCCGGCACTACCACGACACCCGGCCAGTCCCCTCCGACCTGGCGGTGCTGCCGTTCTACCGGGGCCTCGTGCCCGCCGACTATTTTCTCCGCGGCCGCCACACCTTCGCTGATCTTCCGGGGTCACGCTTCGTCCTCCCGGACGACCGCCCGTGA
- a CDS encoding RecQ family ATP-dependent DNA helicase, with the protein MADLSSYSVEEARRAMQRGWGHETFRPGQEAVLTPLLEGRDVLGVMPTGGGKSLCYQLPAVLGDGFVLVVSPLIALMQDQVEALQAQGIAATFINSTLPGYEVEQRWTNAEHGQYDLVYMAPERFSTEVFQARAERLDVSLLAVDEAHCASEWGHHFRPDYLQIPDARAQLGTPPTVALTATATPAVRQDILELLALPDAVEVVRGFDRPNITWSVFRTDKKWERLRAVVDAVPGTGIVYVATRRDAARWRKRLDAHGVSVAAYHGGLDAEAREHRQQAWVGDDVRVIVATNAFGMGIDKPDVRFVVHMAPPSSLESYYQEAGRAGRDGEKAHAVLLYQPTDADTQAALIEASHPTAEEVRAVYDAVCSVGQVPVGSEPDGPLAVQLDAVLKTTGYSRTKVRTAVDLIDRQGAWTLLPRRRHFGVLKFVASAREAREYADTVGNRALATFVRTLLRAVHADAFREWWPLDLRAVGRRADLSRDRLRAGLRYLEEQGLLRWNPPGAALQVELAHPRASKLPVDDQAVQNARQRAETRLQYMLRYTRSVACRRWTLLAYFGEATDEQCDACDVCLGRHQPTAITPDDEPILRRILEQVAASVPRGEWFDDPPAPPRRVDELVEWLVEEDYLAVEDPLDGSVRLTERAENWL; encoded by the coding sequence ATGGCCGATCTGTCGTCGTATTCGGTTGAGGAAGCGCGCCGGGCGATGCAGCGCGGATGGGGACACGAGACGTTCCGCCCCGGCCAGGAGGCGGTGCTGACGCCGCTCCTCGAGGGCCGAGATGTCCTGGGCGTGATGCCGACAGGGGGCGGAAAGTCCCTCTGCTACCAGCTCCCCGCCGTTCTTGGCGACGGCTTCGTGCTCGTCGTCTCGCCGCTCATTGCGCTTATGCAGGACCAGGTCGAGGCGCTCCAGGCACAGGGCATCGCCGCCACGTTCATCAACAGCACCCTGCCCGGCTACGAGGTCGAGCAGCGCTGGACGAACGCGGAGCATGGGCAGTACGACCTCGTCTACATGGCCCCCGAGCGCTTCTCCACGGAGGTCTTTCAGGCCCGGGCGGAGCGCCTGGACGTGTCGCTCCTGGCGGTTGACGAGGCCCATTGCGCGAGCGAGTGGGGCCACCACTTCCGGCCCGACTACCTCCAGATCCCCGACGCCCGGGCGCAACTGGGAACGCCCCCCACTGTGGCCCTCACCGCCACGGCCACCCCGGCGGTCCGTCAGGACATCCTCGAACTGCTGGCCCTTCCGGACGCGGTGGAGGTGGTGCGGGGATTTGATCGCCCCAACATCACGTGGTCTGTCTTCCGCACCGACAAGAAGTGGGAGCGTCTCCGTGCGGTCGTCGATGCGGTGCCGGGGACGGGCATCGTGTACGTGGCGACGCGCCGGGACGCAGCCCGGTGGCGGAAGCGCCTCGACGCGCACGGCGTTTCCGTGGCGGCGTATCACGGCGGCCTGGATGCCGAGGCCCGCGAGCACCGCCAGCAGGCCTGGGTCGGCGACGATGTCCGGGTCATAGTGGCGACCAACGCCTTCGGGATGGGCATCGACAAGCCCGACGTACGCTTCGTGGTGCACATGGCGCCCCCGTCGTCGCTGGAGAGCTACTACCAGGAGGCGGGCCGGGCCGGCCGTGACGGCGAGAAGGCCCATGCGGTGCTGCTGTACCAGCCCACCGACGCCGACACGCAGGCCGCCCTTATCGAGGCTTCGCACCCCACGGCCGAAGAGGTGCGGGCGGTCTACGACGCGGTCTGCAGTGTGGGACAGGTGCCGGTGGGGAGCGAGCCGGACGGGCCGCTCGCCGTCCAGCTCGACGCCGTTTTGAAAACGACAGGCTATTCGCGGACGAAGGTGCGGACCGCCGTCGACCTCATTGACCGCCAGGGAGCGTGGACGCTTCTTCCGCGCCGCAGGCACTTCGGTGTTTTGAAGTTCGTGGCGTCGGCCCGGGAGGCACGCGAATATGCCGACACGGTGGGCAACCGGGCGCTGGCCACGTTTGTGCGGACCCTGTTGCGGGCCGTCCACGCCGACGCGTTTCGGGAGTGGTGGCCGCTCGACCTGCGGGCCGTCGGACGCCGGGCAGATCTGTCCCGAGACCGCCTCCGTGCCGGGCTGCGCTACCTGGAAGAGCAGGGACTGCTCCGCTGGAACCCGCCAGGCGCAGCCCTGCAGGTTGAGCTCGCGCATCCCCGCGCGTCGAAACTGCCCGTGGACGACCAGGCCGTCCAGAACGCCCGACAGCGGGCCGAAACACGGCTTCAGTACATGCTCCGCTATACCCGGTCGGTGGCCTGTCGGCGCTGGACCCTGCTTGCCTACTTCGGGGAGGCGACCGACGAGCAGTGCGACGCGTGCGACGTGTGTCTCGGGCGGCATCAGCCCACGGCCATCACCCCCGATGACGAACCGATCCTCCGCCGCATCCTGGAGCAGGTGGCGGCGTCGGTCCCGCGCGGGGAGTGGTTCGACGACCCGCCGGCGCCACCCCGACGGGTCGACGAGCTCGTGGAGTGGCTCGTCGAGGAAGACTACCTGGCCGTGGAGGACCCCCTCGACGGATCGGTGCGCCTCACGGAGAGGGCGGAGAACTGGCTCTGA